Part of the Polyangia bacterium genome is shown below.
CTTGCCCCAAGATCTGATCGTAATTCTTGCCGCCGTTGAACCAATCCAGCTTGGCGAAGTCGAGGCCGATCTCGGTGTAGTTGATGGGCACGGCGCGTCCGCCGCCCAGCACCCAGACGTTGATGCGCACGTCGGGCGTGGCGGCGATGGCGGTCAGCTTCAGCGGCAGGCAGCCTTCGTCGGCGCCGAAGCGCAGGATGATCGGCTGGATGGCGGTGCTGTCCTGGCCCTGGCGCAGGCGCAGCGCCACGAAGCTGCTCTGGGCGGCGACGTAGTCGGCGATGATGCGGCTGGCGTCGGTCGAGACGAAGTATCCGTTGGCTTTCAGCCACACCTCCAGCGCGGTCGGATCGTCCGACTTGATCACCGCCGAGTCGTAAGGCCCGACGTTGCCCCGGAACAGCACCTGGACGCTGGGGATAGTGACGGCGCTTCCGCTGCCGTCGGGCAGCGAGGTGTTGCCGGCGCTGGCCACCGACGAGCCGCCACAGGCTGGCAGAAAGCTGTCGTCGGTGCCGCCGCCGAATCCTTGGCAGCTTCCTTCGACGCTGAATTTGAGCTGATAGCGGGGACGGGTGGCCGGTTCCAGCCGATCGAACAGCACATCGTTGCCCACGTCCAAGGTCGGCGTCGCCGTCACCGGCACCACCCAGGAGAATTGATCGGCGGCGCCGGTATAGATGATCTGGATGTGCGCTTCGACCCGGCCGAGGCCGGTCTGCGGATCTTTGTCCAGGACGAAGAGGACATTCTCGGCCGACTGGGCGATGGGCAGCTGGCCGCCGCTGCCCGGGCGATCGCAGAAGAACCCACCACAGGCCTGGGCCGGGCGGCTGGCGCCGACGGTGATCAGAAGGAAGGCCGCCAGGAAATTCCACCAAGACGATATCGACCGTAAGCGATTCATCATTTGTGCGGGCGATGGCTGCAAACAATCGGCCAAGGTCGCAAGGCTGGGCGCCGGCAGATTCGACGTCGGCAAACCACCGGGCCCGTCGGAACATGACGCCGCTGTCGCGATCCGGTCGCGCGTTCGCTGGCTGGCGTCCTAACCTGGTCCCTCCGCCCGCGTCGCAAGTAGCCCGTGGGGAGACATGGCCGGCGAACAGTATGACATCATCATCATCATCGGGCGCGGGTGGCGGGACACCATCATGGGTAATGCCCTGCGCGTCGGCGACCACCTGAAAGAACGCCTGCTCGTCTAAGGTCGTTCAATCAGCGGCGCGCGCGGCGCCGAAAATGTTAAGACAGTGATCGTGAGCATCACGATCACTGACCTTGTCGCGCGCGACATTCGCCTGCCGACCTCGCGCAATCTGGATGGCTCCGACGCCATGAACCCGGACCCGGATTACTCGGCGGCCTACGTCGTCTTGCGAACCGATGCGCCGGGTCTGGAAGGACACGGCCTCACTTTCACCATCGGGCGCGGCAACGAACTGTGTGTGGCGGCGGCGCGGGCGTTGCGCCCATTTATCGTGGGAAAAACACTACAGTCGATCACCGACGATATGGCCGGATTCTGGCGCGCCATCACCGGTGACAGTCAGCTGCGCTGGGTGGGGCCGGAAAAAGGTGTCATTCATCTGGCCACGGCCGCGGTGGTGAACGCGGTTTGGGATCTGTGGGGCAAGGCGGCTGGCAAGCCAGTGTGGCGGCTGGTCTGCGAGATGACGCCCGAACAACAGATCGCCTGCATCGACTTTCGCTACATCGAGGACGCCCTCA
Proteins encoded:
- a CDS encoding DUF2330 domain-containing protein, translated to MMNRLRSISSWWNFLAAFLLITVGASRPAQACGGFFCDRPGSGGQLPIAQSAENVLFVLDKDPQTGLGRVEAHIQIIYTGAADQFSWVVPVTATPTLDVGNDVLFDRLEPATRPRYQLKFSVEGSCQGFGGGTDDSFLPACGGSSVASAGNTSLPDGSGSAVTIPSVQVLFRGNVGPYDSAVIKSDDPTALEVWLKANGYFVSTDASRIIADYVAAQSSFVALRLRQGQDSTAIQPIILRFGADEGCLPLKLTAIAATPDVRINVWVLGGGRAVPINYTEIGLDFAKLDWFNGGKNYDQILGQAADEAGGNAFAVEDAQDAAGLIPLFNISPAIAELAAQPNPGAYLTRLFGMGFTPQGALLQVLRQDLPLPPELAAMGVTESDYYQNPYKFAFMSSGPDGGAGGSFDAKKLTDDLNQAVFIPLMKFAPLFENHRKLTRLATFISPDEMNTDPIFITSGDLPDVSANHLVSATILCGDGAFDTCHAPVRLQTDDGAQIVYPVAAGAPATCNPQMQPTYDRGDLDDLPGSTVGFARAPDSDGSISVDNRAAISAALAKHNAAAMTSAHGSNASGSSCSVTGRSRHSVLPLVALGVLAWAARRRRRRA